One region of Purpureocillium takamizusanense chromosome 4, complete sequence genomic DNA includes:
- a CDS encoding uncharacterized protein (EggNog:ENOG503P7V9), with translation MPLFGSRREPSPEVVIPVHDAPPRKHNSLFHRHEPAPAPAPAPVPATTHHHKSGITGGGGGGGGGLFHRNRTPSPPVTTASTTGHGSLLHNRHSSRTSRSISSSRSSGSDSISHHHRHSSSSSSSSSKPGLLSRALMGHRHGDDDVDPSILQARERVMDAEEAEAQADRALEEARLRVREAREHARRVEAEEDARRARVKQRHAKEVTKRGKGLGRHGV, from the coding sequence ATGCCTCTCTTCGGTTCCAGGCGCGAGCCCTCGCCTGAGGTGGTGATTCCCGTgcacgacgcgccgccgcgcaagcaCAACTCGCTCTTCCACCGACACGagccggccccggccccagccccggcgcccgtcccggcgacgacccaccaccacaagtCCGGaatcaccggcggcggcggcggcggcggcggtgggctcTTCCACCGCAACCGcacgccgtccccgcccgTAACaaccgcctccaccaccggccACGGCTCGCTGCTACACAACCGTCACAGCAGCCGCACCAGCcgctccatctcctcgtcccgcagcagcggcagcgactccatctcccaccaccaccggcacagcagcagcagcagcagcagcagcagtaagCCGGGCCTACTGTCACGCGCCCTCATGGGGCAccggcacggcgacgacgatgtagACCCGTCCATTCTGCAGGCGCGCGAGCGCGTCatggacgccgaggaggccgaggcgcaggccgaccgggcgctcgaggaggcgcgccTGCGGgtgcgcgaggcgcgcgagcacgctcgccgcgtcgaggccgaggaggatgcgcGCCGGGCGAGGGTCAAGCAGCGGCATGCCAAGGAGGTGACCAAGAGGGGCAAGGGGCTGGGCCGACACGGCGTCTAG
- the RHO3 gene encoding Rho GTPase (BUSCO:EOG09264YNR~COG:U~EggNog:ENOG503NVUG) translates to MPALCGGSKTVQRKLVLLGDGASGKTSLLNVFTRGYFPTVYEPTVFENYVHDIFVDNVHIELSLWDTAGQEEFDRLRSLSYDDTDLIMLCYSVESKDSLENVESKWVGEIADNCPGVKLVLVALKCDLREQGGEDDEANGNAGGEGSGPATEDGQAREKGPTINYDQGLEVARRIGASRYLECSAMKNRGVNEAFTEAARVALSVKKEREDNKCTVM, encoded by the exons ATGCCTGCTTTATGCGGCGGATCTAAGACGGTCCAGCGcaagctggtgctgct TGGCGACGGTGCCAGCGGCAAGACGTCTCTGCTCAACGTCTTCACCAGAGG CTACTTTCCGACCGTATACGAGCCGACCGTGTTTGAGAATTATGTCCATG ACATCTTCGTCGACAACGTACATATTGAGCTGTCACTATGGGACACGGCAGGCCAGGAAGAGTTTGACCGCCTGCGGTCCCTTTCCTACG ACGACACAGATCTCATCATGCTGTGCTACTCGGTCGAAAGCAAAGACTCGCTGGAAAACGTCGAGTCCAAGTGGGTGGGCGAGATCGCCGACAATTGCCCCGGCGTCAAGCTCGTGCTCGTGGCGCTCAAGTGCGACCTccgcgagcagggcggcgaggacgacgaggccaacggcaatgccggcggcgagggcagcggcccGGCCACCGAAGACGGACAGGCGCGCGAAAAAGGCCCGACCATCAACTACGACCAGGGGCTCGAGGTGGCGCGGCGGATAGGCGCGTCGCGGTACCTCGAGTGCTCAGCCATGAAGAACCGGGGCGTCAACGAGGCCTTtaccgaggcggcgcgcgtggccCTGAGCGTCAAGAAGGAGCGAGAGGACAACAAGTGCACCGTCATGTGA